The Gemmatimonadales bacterium nucleotide sequence CCGGGCGTTGGCGAGGTTGTCAGCAGATGGCCGATGTCGATCGCTCCGTATTGTGCGTCGACCTTGCAGTACACCTTGCCCATCAGCGCCACGGGCTGCCGACCGCCCTCCTTCCTGCCGTCCAGCACGATGCCCGGCCTGAAGCCGCCGGCACCCGAGATCACCCCCACGACCCGCGAGTCGTACGCGCGCCCGCTCGGCAGGACGGTGCCCGCCTCGCCCAGCACCATGACGGTTCCCGGCTCGACTGGCGCTCCCTCCGTCACCGTGAAGTCCTCGGCTACGTCCGCGTTGATCAGCCGGATGTCGCCCCTGACCTCGACGTCGCCGGCGAAGGTGCCCGAGCCGCCCACCTGCACCGGTCCGTCGACCCTCATCTGTCCGCTCACCCGCACGTCGCCTACGAAGACACCGGCCGCCGCGCCCCCCTGGGCGTGCAGGGCCACCCCGGCCGTGCTTTCGGCTCTGACCCCTACGTTGTCCCGGCTGACCCCGTAGACGCCGATCTGGTTGTGGGCATCGGCGATGCCCACCACTTTCGCATTCTCCGGCAGCGCCAGGCGATCGGGTGTGGTCTGCGCTTCGTTGATGGGACCGGCCGGGTCGGTGTCGTCGTGGTAAGCACTTGTGTGTGACGAGCCCGGGCGGAAGGGTCCCAATGGATTGCCCATATTTGTCTCCTTGTGTTCGACTCACGATGCAGGGCGGTGCCCGTCAGACCCACAACTGGTACGCCCGAGAAGTTGGTGTGCTCCGTCACTTTCCTGTCCTGCACCCCATACTGGACCTCTAGGCTCTTTGCCGGCAGGGAGAAAGTCAAGCGAGGTGAAGCGAAGAATAGGGTGCAGGTAATCCCACCGACCTGGCCCTGCGGGTCACGGCCCAGCTTCACGACTCCGAGAGTTCCGAGGACCAACCAGCCTAGATAGGCTACTATCGTCAGTCGCAGAAGCGCACGCTGCCCCACCTGGACCGCTTCGGCATTCCGTCCCAAATACCCGGGGTGCGAGAGGACGCGACCCGTGGACCGTGGAGGGCATCCTCGGAGGCTTGACGGTCACCTTCTAGTATCGCCCCGACTCGCCTCAGCTCGGGAGGTTCATCCGCCGCAAGAGATCTTGGAACCGAGGATCACCGTGGAGTGGCCTGAGGACCGCCCCTACGCCGATGTACGGCATGTTGGGATCCCGCGCTTCGTACGACTTCTCTAGCCACGCGATCGCCCGGTCGTGGTCCCCGGCTTTCACATACAGCTGCACCAGCCGGTATGGCGCAATGTTGGTGGCGCGGGATTTCGATGCCAGGGTCTCGGCGGCGCGCCGCATCGCTCCCGGAAAGCCGGCTTCTGTATGGCCCCGGTCGAGCGCTGCCACCATTGCGCTATCACCTCTGGTGGCCCACCAGGATCGTTCGGCCGTCAGCGCCTCGGTGTACATCCGCTTGAGGTAATAGGCGTTCGAGAGACCCCCCAGCACCATAGGATTCCCGGGCGCCGTCCGCAGCGCAGCGTTGAGCTTTGCGATGGCCTCGTCATAGCGACCCAGATTGATAAGATCCTGAGCGTACAGGGCCTGGAGCAACTCGCTCAGCGGGTCCAGCTCCAGAGCCCGCTCGATCTGGGTCATCGCTTCCGCGGGCCGCTTCATGATGACGAGATAGTGCGAATAGGACGCCCGTGCCTCCGCGAAATTTTGATCGAGGTCTATAGCCCGCTGGAACTCCCGCTCGGCGCCGGGCCAGTCCCAATCGGACCAGGTCTTGATGGCCGCCAGCCGGTAGTGGGCCTCCGCCAGCGTGCTATCCAGGTCCAGCGCCTGCTCCGCGGCAGCCTTTGCCAGCGGCACGGCGACCCGCGGCGGCACGAACTGCATTTGCTGACGGGCAATCCATACCATGGCGATGCCCGCGTGAGCTAAGGCGTACTGCGGGTCCTTCTGGAGCGCGACCTGGAAGTACTTCTCCGCGGCGTCGATGTTCGGCGCCGACAGCTGCTGCATCTTCTCGCGGCCTTGGAGGTAGGCCTCGTACGCCTCGGGGTTGACGGTGCGGGCACCGGCAAGGCGCGCCGCCTCGGCGGGAAGCAGCTTCAGCGCCAGAGACTTGGCGATGTCCCGTGTCACGGCGGTCTGCAGGGACAGGACGTCGATCACCTTGCTTTCGTAGCTGTCCGCCCAGAGCTGGGTCTGGTCGCTCGTCCGGATCAGCTGGGTCGTGATCCGCACCCGGTCCGCCTCCCGCCGGGCACTTCCCTCGAGGATATACTGCGCACCCAGCTCGCGGCCGATCTGGTCGACGGGCTTGCTGCTGTTCTTGTACCGCATGGCCGAGGCACGGGCGATCACCCCCAGGTGTTGTGGATTGAGGCGGCCGAGCTGCGTTATCATCTCCTCGGTCAGCCCGTTGCTGAAGTAGTCCTGGCCGGGGTCGCCCGTAAGATTGTCGAACGGCAGGACCGCCAGCTTCACCCGCTCGGCCGGGGCCGGCGCAGGGGGGGCCGGCGCGGCTGCCGCTGGATGCTCCCGCACACGAGCCCGGGCAAGCGCGGCGGCCACCCCGATCGCGATCAGCAGGCCGGCCGCCACGAGCCAGCGCAAGCGGGGCCGCGGTCGGGCCGCGCCTCGGGGCGTGGTCCGTCGAGTGAGGACGGTATCGTCCGTCCGCGCCTGCGCCAGGGCCTCTTTCAACTGCGTCGCCGTGGCGAACCGGTCCGCCGGCACCTTGGCCAGCGCGCGGGTCACGACCCGCTCGACCGCCGGTGGGATCGTCTCCCGCACGACTCGGAGGCTGGGGATCGGATCAACTGCCTTTCGGGCGAGGATCGCCTGAGCCGTGGCCCCGGTGTACGGCGGCTGGCCGGCCAGCATCTCGTACAGCACGCAGCCCAGGCTGTAGATATCGGTGCGGGCATCGAGATCCTTGTCCCCGCTCGCCTGCTCGGTGCTCATGTAGGCGGGAGTGCCGACGGCGAGTCCGGTCTCCGTCAGCCTGTTGCTCCCGGCCTCCCCCACGGCGCGCGCGATCCCGAAGTCGCTCACGAGCGCCCGGTCACCTTGCAGCAGGATGTTCTCCGGCTTGATGTCGCGGTGGATCACCCCCCGAGCGTGCGCGAAGGCCAGCGCGTCGGCGACATCGCCGGTGATTCGGACGGCATCCTCGAGCGACAGTTGTTTCTCGCGGGCGAGCCGCTGGCGCAGGGAGTCGCCCTCGACGTAGGGCATGACATAGTAAAGGAGTCCGTCGGCCTCGCCGGAGTCGTACAGCGCCAGGATGTTCGAGTGGCTCAACTGGCCGGCGATCTGGATCTCGCGGAGGAAGCGCTCCGGGCCCAGACTGGCCGCCAGCTCTCGGTGCAGCACCTTGACTGCGATCAATCGGCTGTGGCGGAGATCTCTGGCGAGGTAGACCGTGGCCATCCCTCCACGGCCGAGCTCGCGCTCGAGCGTGTAGCGATGGCGGAGGGCGTCGGCCAATGCGAGGGCCGTCATGTCGGTCACGGCCAGGCCTTCAGGGGGGGTCCCTAAAAAATCTGCCCTCGCCGGCGGAAATTGGCCAGGATCGCTCGATTGCTTCGGTAACGCGGTGGTCGCTGAAGGTCTAGGGTCGCTTCACTACACCGACAAGGATCCATTCGCATGGTATCGACCCGGAAGCACTCGCCAGAACGACAACTCCTTTGGCTTACCGGTCAGAGGCAGCTGATGGGCCACCTGATCAGGTGGCCCATAACTTATTGTGAAGCTTGAGAGGCGCCGCCCAGATTCGAACTGGGGGTGGAGGTTTTGCAGACCTCTGCCTTACCACTTGGCTACGGCGCCGTGGGACAGCAAACCTAATGCGAGACAATGGCTTCCGCAACGTGCGGATGCGCTTGTGCGCCATGCTGTTAGGGCCCCAGGAAAGGGGATCGGCACGCTCTGTCCGATGATCCCGCGCTGCGGGTCGGCGCGGACCCTGGCCGCGTGAAGCGATCGTGCTGCGGACGCCGATAGTCTGCTCTTTCTACAACACGCTGTTCACGCTGGCGGCACTGGCATCCGCGGCGGTGACCTCGTTCGAACTCGAGCGCCGCGACCAGAGCTCCGCCAAGAAGCCTGACACCGGCTGATCGCCCACCTGCAAGACCTGGCAGTGTCGCCACCGCTCGGCGACTGGCACGAGAGTCGCATTTTCTCCCCACCGCAGACGGCTCTCCCCGCTCGACCGGTACGCCTCGCGCTGCCGGCATGCAGGGGTGACGCCGAAGGCACAACTCTCCCGCTCCAGACTGCATCAGGACATCCGGGCCGGCACTCGTGAATGGTGTCGGGGGCGCGAGCACGGCCGGGCACTTTCTCGACAGGGGTACCGATGACGCGCAGGAAGCTGGCTCGCACCCTTGGCGTCGCCGCCTCGTTGTGGCTCGCCGGCTGCAGCGACGACACCACGGCCCCGCACCTCCAGATGGCGGCCGCCACCGCGGAGACCGCGGCACTGGCGGCGGAAGTCCGGCAGCTCGCCGTCACCAGTGGCGTCATCGCGCTGCAGCGGCCTGCACCAGTGCGTCGTGAGCTCTCCCTGCTGGGCCAGGCGCTCGCGTTCGACAAGATCCTGAGCGGCAACCGCGACATCTCCTGCATGACCTGCCACCTCGCCAAGACCGCGACGATGGACGGCCGGAGCATCGCGATTGGCCAGGGAGGGAGCGGGCTCGGACTGGCCCGGGTGCATCCACTGGGCAAGTTCATCCATCGGAACGCTCCGCCGCTCTTCAACCTGCACGCCACGACGCCGCTCACCTGGGACGGCCGGGTGTTCACCAACTCGAGCGGCGTAGTCCGCACGCCGGCCGGGGCACTCCTGCCGTCGCAACGGGCGGTGCTCGAGTTCGGACCGCTGTCGGCGCTGCCCATGTTCCCCGTGCTCTCCCGGCCCGAGATGCGTGCCGACGCCGGCAACGAGCTGGCCGCCATTCCCGACACCCTGCCGCAGAAGGTCTGGCGGTTCCTCATGCGCCGCCTCGGCGCGATTCCCCAGTACCGCACGATGTTCGAGAGCGCGTATCCGGGACAGCAGTTCGACAATATGAGCTTCGCCCATGCGGGGAACGCGATGGGCGGCTGGATCACGGCCGTGTTCGCCTTCAACAACTCCCCTTGGGATCGCTTCCTGGCCGGGAACGACGACGCGCTGACCGACGCACAGCTCCGCGGCGCCAAGGCGTTCCTGGGCACCGCCAGGTGCGCCCAGTGTCACAATGGACCCGCCTTCACCGACGGGAAGTTCCACAACGTGCTGGTGCCCCAGATCGGTCCCGGCTTCGGCGATGGCCCGAGTGGCCGGGACGACTTCGGCCGCATGCGGCAGACGGGAAATACGGCGAACCGGTACGCCTTCCGGACCGCCCCGCTGCGCAACGTGGAGCTGACCGCGCCCTACGGCCACGACGGGGCCATCGTGTCGCTGCGCGCCTGGGTGGACCACTACAGCCAGGCGGGCACCAAGCTCCAGGCGTATGACCCCAGCCAGCTCGAGCCTCTGCTGCAGAACACGCTGCTGCCCACGGCGGCGGACATCCTGCTGACCCGAGACGCGAAGCTCAAAGACCTGGTCCTCTCCTCGGCGACCGTGGACGACATCACCGAGTTCCTCAAAGCGCTCACCGACCCCGCCGCGCGCGACCTGCGCCAGTTCGTGCCTCTCTCGGTTCCCAGCGGTCTGCCGATCGACAATCTGCCTTAGCGCCGCAACCGGCGACGCTTCGCGTCCTTTTTCCTGAGGCCCACTCGAGCCCCGGAGTCAGCACCTATGCCCGTGCCGTTGATTATGGCGACCGGTCCAATCGCGGCGATCAGCACCCTGGTGGGCTCAGTCCGGCGCCTGGAGAGGGAGCAGTGGCTGTCCCCGGCTGAGCTCGCGTCGATCCGGCGGACTCGCCTGCGGCAGGTGCTCCTCCGAGCCGCCGAGACGCCGTACTACGCCGGGGTACTCCGCCAGGCCGGCATCACCGACCCGCGGACCGTCGAGCTGCGCGATCTCCAGCGCCTGCCGCTGCTCGACCGCCAGGTGATCGCCCGGCACGGCCACGAAGCGTTCCTGACCGTCGAGCGGGAGGGACTGGTCGGCGTTTCGACCTCGGGGTCGACCGGCACTCCCGGCCGCTTTCTCCGCTCCAAGCTGGAGGAGGCCGACTACTCGGCGCGCTGGTGGAGAGTCTATCAGGCGTACGGCTGCGGCCTGCGGGACGCGCAGATCTGCGTGGCGATTCTGGATAAGCCGGACCGCGCGGGGCCGATCTCGTACCTGCGCCGGATCGGCATCCTGCCGCGGACTCAGCGGGTCGCGTCGGATGCTCCGCCGGAACAGGTCCTGGCCCGCTTTCAGGCCTTGAATCCGCCCGTCCTCAATGGGTACGCGGGCGCCATCGAGGCGCTGGCGGAGCACATCCTGGCCACCGGGGCCAAGGTCCGGCCGCCGCGCGCCGTCTTCTGTACGGCCATGGAGGTGACCGACCGCTGTCTCGAGCTGGTGGAGGAGGCGTTTCATGCGCCGGCGGTGGATGTCTACGTCACCAACGAATTCGGAGTGGTCGCCTGGTCGTGCCCGGAGCGGCGGGACGCACTGCACCTGAACGACGACAGCTTCATCATCGAGGTGCTGGCGGAGGACGGCACTCCCGCGGCCGCGGGCGAGGTTGGCGAGCTGGTGGTCACCAGCCTGGGCCTCACCGCCATGCCGCTGATCCGCTATAGGATGGGAGACATGGCCGCGCGGCTTCCGGGGACCTGCGCCTGCGGCCGCGGGCTCGGCATGGTGACACGGGTGCAGGGAAGGACCGCGCACGCCATCCGCCGGGCGGACGGCGCGCCTATCACCACGCCGTTCGTCACCAGCCTCTTCGGCCGGGTAGACGCGCACGACTGGGTCCGGCGGTTTCAGGTGCGGGAGGAGCCCGGCCGCCAGCTCCGCTTCCTGCTCGACGTGCGGAGCGCGCCCTCGGACGCTCAGCACCACCGGCTGAGAAAGTCGGTCGAGACCGCCCTGGGCCTGGAGTTCCGGGTCGAGTTCGAGCTGGTGGACCGGATTCCCAACGCCCCCAGCGGCAAGCTGCAGTACGTGGTGCCGCTGGCGAGCTAGCTGCCGCCCGACCCATTCCCCCACACCTCCTGAGCCCGTAAGTTCGGGACGCTCCAGGTCCAGTGGGAGCGTCCCGAGGCCGGCCCTGGCTCGCCTCTAGCGCTCCCCGAAATCCGGCATGCTACACCAGTTGAGGAACGCTACCAGCTCCTCGGCCTCCTTCGGTGTGGGCATCATGATCTCCGTGCCGCCCCGCGTCACCAGCGGGACAAAGCGGAGCCCGTTCCGCCCCGGCTTCCGAAGCGGCCGCTGGCCGATGTGCCAGGGCCCATCCTGCAGGTGCTCCGGACGCGCGCCCGAGGCGAGGGCTTCCCGCACCAGGCTGCGCAGCAACGTCCAGTCGCGCCGCTGACGGGTCTTGGGATGCCGCTGGTGGGCCAGCAGGAACACCAGCTCCACCTTGGCGCGGCTGCACAGCATGTCGGCTGAGGCCTGATTCGTCATGGCGCGTCCGTGAGTCGAGTCGATCGGCGAGTTGAAGAGAGCGCTACCCTGGGCCAGCGTCAACCCGAGCCGAGTGCCCTGCATCGCAGCATCATCCCTCGGAGCGGAGAATGAGCGTGCCGAGCACGATCCGGGAGGCCCGGCTCAAGCCGGAGTATGCGTCGCTCTATCCGGGGGTAAAACCGGGGATCTGGATGGCGGCCTCGCTCATCGGCCAGCAGCTGCTGCTCTGGCACCTGACCGCGCCCGCCATGCCGCCGGGAGAGCGGCTGATGGAGGAGGAGCACTTCGAGTTTCGCGGCGGCCAGAATCGCACCGGGTCCTGGATCGATACCCGGACTCGACTGGCCGACAGTTAGAGTCAGCCGGCCCGGCGCGCCCGGAGCGGCACCGGGGCCATGGCCGGCTCTTCGGTGACGGTCTGGAGATAGGCGTTCTGGTCGTGCAACATCGCCCCCGGCGGGAGATGCTGGTACATCGGTCCCAGCTCCCGGCGAATGCGCGCCCGATAGAACTCCGGCAGGGTGTCGGTCTCGCCCTCGAGGTAGTTCCGCACCGACGCGTCGGTATCCAACAGCTTCCGGATCGTGGTGTGATAGCGAATCCGGCCAAAACCCTCCGACGACACCGCGCGCACGAAGTTCATCCACTTGGGAATCATGGTCGGCGTGGCCGGCACTCGCCGGGCGATGGCGCGCCAGGAGAAGGAGTACCGGGTGACGTCGATCAGCCCGTCGTAGAACTCGGTCCAGCTGTAGTTCTTGGGCCGGACGTTCATCGCGTGGTTGTTGTTCAGGAAGTGGAAGGGGAACGGCAGCACCCGCCGGGCGCGCTGGTAGTCCAGGTTCATCGGCGCCGCGCGGCCGAAGGCGGACAGCAGCGAATAGGCCGGGAACGCGCCGGGCGCCAAGTCGATGAACTTCTTGGTGAGCTCGAACGGCTCCGGCCCGACGTCCCCGTCCAGGCCGAGTACGAAGTTGGTCTGAATGTACGGGACATACCGCAGGATCATGTTCACATGGTCCGCGACCTGCTCGACCTTCTCCATCCCGGTCCGCCGGGTCTTCGATTTGTTCCCCAGGTCATACCACGATTCGATGCCCGGCAGGATGGCCTGGAAGCCGTTCTGCCGCAGTCGCTTGAGGTGCGGCTCGGAGAGCAGCGACAGGCTGCTCTCGGCAATGTGGCGCATGGCGCCGCGGGGCACCGCCGACTCGACCGCCTCCATGTAGTCGTCGAACCGGACCCCGAAGTTGGGGTCATGCCAGCCGACGATCGGATGCTTCATCTTGGTCAGGAGGAACGACAGATCATCCCGGAGCTGCTGGAAGCCGAGCGGCTGATAGTCGACCGTGGAGTCGATGCAGAAGCTGCAGGTGTAGGGGCAGCCCAGGCTGCCGATCATCGGCACGATCTTGATGGTGGGCGCCTTGGCCAGCGTGGCCTCGACGAAGCGCCAGCGTTGCTCGAGGGTCGGCAGCTCGACCGGCTGGGTGGCGGCCGCGAGGTGCACGCCGAACGGCCGATGCGGCGTGCAGTCCCGCAACATCTCGGCGACGACGCTCTGATCGGTGAATCCCAGGACGTAATCGAAATACTTGCGGGCGTCTTCCGGATAGCAGCGGGCGTGAGGCCCTCCGATCACCGTGACGGCGCCCCGTTGGCGGAAGAGGTTGCTGAGCGCGTAGGCCAGCTGGGCCGATTGGGTGAACGCCCCGATGAACAGGACATCGAGGTCGGCCGGCAGCTCGTCGAGCAGATTTTCCATTCCGGTATAGCAGACCAGGTGCACATCATGGCCCGCCTGCTCGCACCAGACCCCGATGACCTGGGGCATGATGCTGGCCAGATTGGGATTCATGAGGCGGCCGTACAGGGAGGGATTGGGGCTCTTTGTGACCAGGTCTAAAATGCCTATACGCAGCCGACGCATGCACGGACC carries:
- a CDS encoding protein kinase; translation: MTALALADALRHRYTLERELGRGGMATVYLARDLRHSRLIAVKVLHRELAASLGPERFLREIQIAGQLSHSNILALYDSGEADGLLYYVMPYVEGDSLRQRLAREKQLSLEDAVRITGDVADALAFAHARGVIHRDIKPENILLQGDRALVSDFGIARAVGEAGSNRLTETGLAVGTPAYMSTEQASGDKDLDARTDIYSLGCVLYEMLAGQPPYTGATAQAILARKAVDPIPSLRVVRETIPPAVERVVTRALAKVPADRFATATQLKEALAQARTDDTVLTRRTTPRGAARPRPRLRWLVAAGLLIAIGVAAALARARVREHPAAAAPAPPAPAPAERVKLAVLPFDNLTGDPGQDYFSNGLTEEMITQLGRLNPQHLGVIARASAMRYKNSSKPVDQIGRELGAQYILEGSARREADRVRITTQLIRTSDQTQLWADSYESKVIDVLSLQTAVTRDIAKSLALKLLPAEAARLAGARTVNPEAYEAYLQGREKMQQLSAPNIDAAEKYFQVALQKDPQYALAHAGIAMVWIARQQMQFVPPRVAVPLAKAAAEQALDLDSTLAEAHYRLAAIKTWSDWDWPGAEREFQRAIDLDQNFAEARASYSHYLVIMKRPAEAMTQIERALELDPLSELLQALYAQDLINLGRYDEAIAKLNAALRTAPGNPMVLGGLSNAYYLKRMYTEALTAERSWWATRGDSAMVAALDRGHTEAGFPGAMRRAAETLASKSRATNIAPYRLVQLYVKAGDHDRAIAWLEKSYEARDPNMPYIGVGAVLRPLHGDPRFQDLLRRMNLPS
- a CDS encoding cytochrome c peroxidase: MTRRKLARTLGVAASLWLAGCSDDTTAPHLQMAAATAETAALAAEVRQLAVTSGVIALQRPAPVRRELSLLGQALAFDKILSGNRDISCMTCHLAKTATMDGRSIAIGQGGSGLGLARVHPLGKFIHRNAPPLFNLHATTPLTWDGRVFTNSSGVVRTPAGALLPSQRAVLEFGPLSALPMFPVLSRPEMRADAGNELAAIPDTLPQKVWRFLMRRLGAIPQYRTMFESAYPGQQFDNMSFAHAGNAMGGWITAVFAFNNSPWDRFLAGNDDALTDAQLRGAKAFLGTARCAQCHNGPAFTDGKFHNVLVPQIGPGFGDGPSGRDDFGRMRQTGNTANRYAFRTAPLRNVELTAPYGHDGAIVSLRAWVDHYSQAGTKLQAYDPSQLEPLLQNTLLPTAADILLTRDAKLKDLVLSSATVDDITEFLKALTDPAARDLRQFVPLSVPSGLPIDNLP